In Mucilaginibacter sp. KACC 22063, the genomic stretch TCAATAAATATAACTCATCATGAAACCATCATGAGCTACCGTTCAAAAAAAACATCAATAAGCCCATGATAGCTTCATCGCCATTAAAAAATAAATTAAAACGATGAAAAACTTACAATTATTCATTATTACCATAGCAGCGTTAACCTTAATGGTTTCCTGCAAAGCAAAACACGAGGAAGAAAATCCAATAGGAGAACCGGATATCATACCGGTTAAAATCGCCAGGGTGTCTACCTTAGGCGTGCCTGACCAGATCACCGCCACAGGTCTGGTCAGTACTGAGGATGAAGCCAAATACGCCTTCAAAATAGGCGGTGTGATCAACCGGATTCTGGTACAGGAAGGCCAGTTCTTTAAACAGGGACAATTGCTGGCGACACTCAATTCTACTGAAATTTCGGCGGGACTTGCGCAATCCAGCTTGGGTGTGGAAAAAGCACAACGCGACTATAACCGCGCACTGAACCTTTATAAAGACAGCGTTTACACACTGGAACAATTGCAGAATACCAAAACCGCTTTGGATGTCGCCCAAAAAGCCAGGGAAGCAACCGCCTTTAATGAGCGCTATTCTAAAATATACGCATCATCTGATGGGTTTGTAAGCAAGAAAATAGCAAACGAAGGTGAAGTAATTGCCGGAGGAATGCCGGTACTGCTGACCAACTCTACCGAACAGCGGAACAGTTATTCATTAAAAGTCGGTGTAACGGACCGTGAATGGGCCATCATCAAAGCCGGACAAACTGCTAAAGTAACGCTCGACGGTTATGCCGGTCAAATCTTTGATGCCACCGTGTTCCGCAAGTCGCAGGCGGCAGACCGCGAACTGGGTTCCTTCCAGATCGAGCTTAAATTACAATTAAACGGGGTAAAACCAGCGGTCGGCATGTTTGGGAAAGCGGAGATAGCCACCCATCAGGATGAAAGCGTGATGGTCATTCCATACGCGTCGCTGGTAGAAGCAGACGGCAATAAAGGTTTCGTATTTACCACTATCGGCACAAACAGGGTAAAAAGAATACCGGTTACCATCTTGAAGTTTGATAACGAAAATGTGTACCTGAAGGATAAACTGGAAGGTATCGACCAGATCGTGGTTTCCAACAGCGCCTATCTCAACGAACAGTCTATTATTAAAATTATTAAGTAAGGCCATGAAAATTACAAACTTTGCCGTTAAGAATTACCAGTTCACGCTGATCATATTCCTTTTGGTGGCCGTTGTAGGCCTGTTGACGCTGTTTACTATGCCCCGTTCGGAAGACCCTACCACGCATCCGCCGCAATATATCATTACCGTGATTTACCCCGGCACCAGTCCCAAGGATATGGAAGAGCAGGTAGTAAAACCCATAGAAAACAAAATTTACGGCCTGGAAAATATTGAAAAGATACTGACCACTGTAGAGGACGGGGTAGCGGTTATTCAGCCTAAGTTTAAATACGGCGTGGATGTGGATAACAAATACCAGGAAATATCCACCGAGATCAATGCCTTGAAGAACAGCGAACTTCCCAAGGATATCTACCTGATCAAAACAGAGAAGGTTTCCTCGGCAGATGTAAAGGTACTACAGGTTGCCCTGGTGTC encodes the following:
- a CDS encoding efflux RND transporter periplasmic adaptor subunit: MKNLQLFIITIAALTLMVSCKAKHEEENPIGEPDIIPVKIARVSTLGVPDQITATGLVSTEDEAKYAFKIGGVINRILVQEGQFFKQGQLLATLNSTEISAGLAQSSLGVEKAQRDYNRALNLYKDSVYTLEQLQNTKTALDVAQKAREATAFNERYSKIYASSDGFVSKKIANEGEVIAGGMPVLLTNSTEQRNSYSLKVGVTDREWAIIKAGQTAKVTLDGYAGQIFDATVFRKSQAADRELGSFQIELKLQLNGVKPAVGMFGKAEIATHQDESVMVIPYASLVEADGNKGFVFTTIGTNRVKRIPVTILKFDNENVYLKDKLEGIDQIVVSNSAYLNEQSIIKIIK